One Ostrea edulis chromosome 6, xbOstEdul1.1, whole genome shotgun sequence genomic window, TCACTGGTGGTACATggggaaaataaaaaattttgCAATAGGAATTAGTGCACGATGGTTAGTTGGAAAGCAAGATGGTGAAAATGCACAGTGATGGTATTTATTAAGTCTATCACTCTTGTCAAGAGTCTAGCATATTTATAACATTggtaatatgtatacggtgtgaccgttaggcagagcgaagcatgaaatggtcattggcgtgttCCAACTGGccaagtgataatcataataCCGTGTGatgaattataattcatttaaaaatgtgttttatttatgaaattcacctTGCACTAAACGCCCTATAACATCTAGATATGAAAGGGGGACATATGAGGATAGCTGCAGGATCTGCCTATTCATTCAATGCGGGGAATATACCGCCAGGCAACGTAAAGCGTGCATTGTGTCATCACATTTAGCCTAggcttttttctctctttcaaatcaaacaattataaacaacaatacatcccgtttgcaatttaaaagacagttaaaactaaacaaaactaaccaacaaattcaaagtggtaaaaaCGTTAGTGtgaatatatcattattttattaaaagaaactcatgaacttgttcatctatttagtcatATTACTATTTTTCTATTTGACATGTTTGatgataattcatttaaaaatgtgttttatttatgaaattcacctTGCGCTAAATGCCCTGTAACATCTAGATATGAAAGGGGGACATATGCGGATAGCtgctaaaaactgtaacaataataattatcccattcatttttaacaaacaaagtgtttgaattacaaattgcacgtcttgtatttttggcattcaaaattaaaacacgaataactgtagaagcaactaatggcagtgcccatatggatcacaaaattttcagtgaacatatgtagagattatctctattcctttgctgattttctcattttttcttttacatacgtgttacctttagagccttgctcaATGAGTGCTTCGCGGATGGGCCTGTCCGAGCTTTGCTTGGTATAATGGTCTCCAATACACAATATGGGTTCCAGTATGACAACAGGTAGTCTACCAGAGATCTAACTAATTATTTGTCAGCATTCTCTTTGACAGATGTTGACCTAATGTTGAGGTTGTTCTGCTTTAAGACTTTTAACATTTTATACATCAATCATAACTGGTTTTCTGAttgttctttttacattttctctTTAGCAGATACATTTTTTAGAAACAGAGTAATAATGACAGCTATAGCATGGGATTTTCAACAACAGAGCTCAATTAATTGAGCGAAAGCTTAAGGAGTAACAACACACCAGATATGGATGGGATGTGGaagatatttacaatattttgaaattaaaaactttcaaatttaccccatttagtgaaaaaaaatgcagttttggtAGAAAGTACCTGTAacctgaagaagaaaaaaattaaaatccctgCTAGACTCGATCGCAAGGACTTCAGATCAGCAGTTATTTAAGCACATGAACCTATTGAGATACCCAGCTAGGTgattagatttaaaaggaatatatatacatgtattgctgatattttcattcaaatttcaaaagaaagtcagccattatgacgaggTACATTTATTATTCCACTTTTTTAAGAGAAATAGCACATTATCAAAACACAAAAACAGGAAAAGAAATATCAGTAGTGAGTACATGTAATACctgtaaatataaattcctTGTTCTGTTCAAAGTCTTATTGTCTAGCTGTTTAGCTCAGTGGATTAATGTGTGAGATTGTAGGTTTGAATCTAGCAGGgatgttctttttttttcaaactgcATTTTCCCCCAGTAAATTAGATGAAAGCTAAGGTTTCCAGTTTGAATCATATTCTCTGATTTCCATCCATAACAGTCTTTACTGGTGTATTATTGCTTTTTGAGGATAATTTGCTTTCAATTGGACCCAAAAAATGCTGAAATGCATGTATTTCTTGTGGGGTGAGGATTTTTGCCCCCTGTGCTCCCTAGTAAGGCTTCACTCATGCACCCTGACTGCAGCCCACAAACCACCAGCTGCAACAAATGTTCCTCTGTATCTTTTTAAGGTTGGCAGGCATGCTTTCATATGagaattaaatatatgtatatatgcttATATTTTACAGGAGATGTTTGTGAAAAATTTGACTAATGTGTCTCGTAAGAAGAGCCAAGATAAAATGAATGTTAGTTACAAAGATTTAGCTGAAGTAATCAACGATGATGATATATTGCAGTTTCTTCAAGGTGAGTTAAAACCAAAAATCCATTAATCTTGTAAaaagtaaatgtaaacaaaaatgtcCAGATTTTAAGTATTGAATTGAGCACAGTTTCCTTTTCAAATAACCAGAAGCATCAATCATTTATTCACATTACATGGCTTACTACTGCATGTTTTcaaatgaagtaaaaaaaaaaaaaaaacaactaaccCAATCCTTAAAATATCGTGAAATCTTCCTGTTTTCAATAATAAAAGGGAATAAGAGGCATAGATAAGTTAGCTCCCATCAACAGCTGGATGGATTTTTGAGTCGGCTCGCAAAGCTAGATGCTCCTTGCTGGCaacggtaatgcagatttttagcGGCTCACAAACTTTTCCGTTTATTCTTACACCGAGAGCAAATTAATCCCGCGCATTCATCTCaggcccttcaggcctttgattttGAGCTAAGGTATTTCAGATCAAGTACATTAATATATCAAGGATTGACATCACATTGAATGGCCATACATTTTACGAAATgcttttagaaaataaatttcagtttttaaaatacgtGAGGGAATGAACTGCGATGCTCCACACAGACATACTTCATGAAACGCACTATAGCTCTTCATGAAAAGTAGGCCAGAGCGAAGTGGCACAGTTCAaactctcatgtatttttaaaaatgaagtttatttcttattttaacattctactttcattctACTGGAATTCCCAGTCTTTAAAATTATAGATGTACTATTTTCATCAAGATTCATAGACACATTGTTCAAAACTGCAGCGCATCGAGGAAattgctatcattacaatttgtaaagataccaaaggcaaaaacattggaagtGTTATTTATGAAAGTACTGAATAGTATTAAGCATGTGACATCTGGGAATCACATGAAATATTGCTTTACTTTGTTAATCTTAATCAGTTGTAACATTAGTGTTTTTTTAACTATCAGTTCTGTTCCATCACAAACTTGATGAAATGGAGAAATGGATAAGACACAAGGTCTTCTATGAGTCTGTCCCGTGGGGATTTGTGTTAggataggtccttagtaccccttgcttgttgtaagaggcgactaaatgggtcaGTCCTTTGGATGAAACTGCCAAAACGAAAGGCTAGTGTCACAGCAGTTGTAAcacgttaaagatccctccctgcttaaaggcggtaagcgccgagcatggggctaaattttgcagcccttcaccgacaatatgagtgaaatgtgagtgaaagattctcaagcagaactttaaacaatatacaaccaacaatTTTCTCCAAGTCCACTTCCTGTAACTAAGTTGGGTCTGGTCAGTTCTACGTATATCGGTCAACTAAATGGTTATAATGGCAATGGTTGCTAGAATGAATTGACATTCAGGCTAGACTGGTTCCCTGAATGATGTCTCATTGGGAGATACATGCTGTCAAAATAAGCTGATGGATGGCAGTTATTCAGGAACACAAAAATCACAGTAGTAATCCAACCATTGACAAAAAAGCACAATGTGTTTTAAAATCACTTTCAACatttaattgaattatctcATATAAATGATTAATCAGAGAGTTTTAAAACCATGTCACTCACACCTTTATTTATTAGGTTACTcatctgagtcactcaggtgacctattgcaattgatcTGCATCTGTCATCATCTGTCGCACATTAAcgattaaacatttttaactttttctttttaattaccctttctaattcatttcaaattcggTATGATTTATCTTTTGGACAAGAAGAacataaattgtcaatttcaagACTCCTGTATCCCCAGGGCCTTAGGGTTAGGGCAGAAACTGCCAAACATTGACCAACTTTAAAAAACAACCATGTATCtttatgaaaaactaaatgcagcGGGAAGgcttctatcaaaattgtaaatttcatgatccacggAATAAAGGTTCTGACTTCAGGGTGGAGCCCAATATGCTGGTTTAGAGATGTGTCCGAGTTATTTTCCATTGGAGAACTCTCGTTTATAGTATAAAGGcgcgaaacaacttgtttacatgcgtGAGTGGGACAAACGAGTGAATGTGTTCAGGAAGTTTCTCATACCAAATTTCATCACCCGAATTCAaatgatacacaaactaagtaaattatacatgtaagtaatcagggagtaattaaacaCATGGAgttcttattatatcacattCACTCAATGCTTGTACGTATCATATCtaggatattacttgcaaatgtttttatgtttccaatttagtaaaacatttcttttgatagtattttgtatttcctacgtTTACACATTTAAAGATAACCCacttttaatgcattttatcgtcttcctcacaGACTGTatgtccactctgtcccacttaggcattcagaGCTCCACTagatgcacctcctacacagaagagctcttttctcgaaactggcatattttgcatatagtatgatgtgtaaaacattcaaataacATCATCTTTAATGCtactgatactaaattgaaactgaatagatGGTTAAAtggagcaggtagccctttacttCAAGGTTTCTACCATAGTTAGACAATGTATCTAATAGTCCTTGCTCTGCAATAAATTAACCTGCAAGTGCTAAACAAATGCCATTATGTAAAGTCAGCCCTCAGACCCCATATCAGATAAAAAGATTTCATAGCAGCTCTTGGGGCCCATATCAACCCTCAGGACTTGTATCAGCCATTGGGCCTTTGGTCCTCAAGCTGATATTGGGCCTCTCAGGCTAATatgacatgattttaacatgtgcatgtgtatgtatatataagccattaatgaacattttatcctcattacatatatttttatacagatATTATTCCACTGAAAATCAAAGCCAAGGAATATCTAGATCAGCTAGAGGATGAGGACGAAGACTCGCCATGACAGAAAGCATGTAGATACCGCAGTGTTCAGATGGACTATGGAGATGCAAAACCCTCTTGTAAATTAGTTCAAATGATTTTCAAAGTCACATCAAATGTTAGAACACTGCTTGTTTAAGATTCCGTGTATTAGGTGGTGTTTGTAGATGTACTGATACTTCAGTCTTGTTATTGGTAAACTTACATCTTTTGTCCTTGTACACTATACGGGTGGAAAAGTAGTTCTTTTCATAaatactgttacatgtattatcagaATCAGTTATGAAGCATGTCAAATCTGCAATAAATTTATGTTAacattcattgaattttttctcatatttcttttgaatttgacattgctttcatcatacaatgaatacatgtttgttgcaaactagttttATCCGGTTTTCTAGTATCACCTGTCTGCAttatcattaccaaatatggagcgtcatgAAGGTCAAAGGGTACGTTGGCTCTTCCGTTAAAtgtaacaaatgggtcaacGATATAATATTTTAGAActttctagtttatattttttaaaaatacataagaaaatgaatataaacaataaaatgtcttcatcattcgatgaaacaacaaagaaagcattttattgtttaaataaaattcacaatttcttCCTAAACACTTGTAAATTTAGGCAGGTAAACACCATATCACCGTTTATATTGCATGTGTATTTAAGTGGAATCGTTCAGACTAATTTCCTGTTTACATTTGTAACATTTCACTTTATTCCCTCGTTTGAAAATACTGATTTATGTTTCCAGTAGCACAAAATCACAGCaggaaaatattttcagaacTATGGGAGCAAGTCATAACTGACAATAGTAACAGAGCAGagtgtttgatattttgaactTTCTACCCCTCTTTAGACCATTTAAGATGCCCTAACCTTCATCTTTTTTAATGGAAAAAAGGtgagaaaatgatttttctttCCAACATCATTCCATACCCCTACTCTGTGTCATTATGCGCGTTATTACATGAGTAGTGCATAAAAAATCTTATACAAGTAGTAGAGGTATGACTGTTTATTTTACGTTACTTCGAACATATTTCACTCATTGAAATGTTACCAggttgtatatacatgtatatgaattacCACAAATTAAAAACTTTGCTTAGCGTTCAGGGTCGTTGTAGTGAatgataatttacatgtacgtgcctacgcctgccgcgacacggtcCTCCCATATTGActtcatatctgaaagacccatggtagttttttttaataccaAGCGCTAATACATGTGTAATATCGATAAAAAGTTATCAGAAGAAATTCGATGTACCttatattttcttgaatttaCCATTAGTTCTAAAATGAGAGATATGTTCATATACGTGTTTATGCTGTAAATTGGGAcgtttgttacatgtataaaataaaccGTTGGTATTTACAGTGTATGTCTGCTTTAAGAGAATTTCTAGgtccatgatatgaacaaatcgTGACGTTGAACTATAATGTAACCTTGACACAAAAACTAGGAACTGTTGCCTCACTTTTCGTAGTGTCAATTTGAATGTATAAATTCTATAGTTGTTGTCTACAAAAGATCACATCTCAACGCGTCCATTAAGGAGGAGAGGATTTCATCCAGAAAGAGGATATGCAAAAAAGCATTAAATTCCTGTTATTTTTACACTGAAAAGAACAACGGTGAAAATATCACTTTTATGCAGTGTATAATTCGATATTTCAGTATActgataatgtaataaaaacacTTTGTcgatgctacatgtatgtttgttgtGTTGCTTGGCAACCATAACAATGAATTTTGGTTTTCCTAATTTTTGAGTCCTGATACAAATATGAGAATTTTTACAGAGAAGTTCATTGATTACAAACATAAAAAGGAACCTGCAATGTAAACGATTATTCATTGAAAAGATTACTAACAAAGAGAATAGTACCAGGGATTCcaactttcaaattttatttcgatcgttattgtttattttttagcATTTGACCTTGCAGACacgttgtggatccgacacttctAGGTATCGGGTTTTGTTGGAACTTACTcttagtgtatatatatatatttaaaaaatatgaaaagaaaacacagaaatcctccgtaaagctttagcgctttcattacatcttcagaagctttttgtaatattagtatccgattactgagactctatttcaattttggatagatatatatatatatataatcggATACAGTGTAAGTATAATGTAAAATTGTATTCTGCTATTTATAGGATATTTCTTGAAGTTTTGATCCGATCAGCGATACCAAATCACCGGTGATTGTCTTACAATTTTAATACGTCAAAGCTACAAAGACGGTTGCCATGGCTGACAAACATTTGATAAATTAAAAGCATTGATCACCATCGTTTCGGCCCTCAAATACACTCGCTTATACGCGTACGGGCTTCTCGATATATGGAGTAAAGTAGTCCTGTCTTATCATTACGTGTATTCTAAAATCATGTGATTTCTGACTGATCGACTTGAAAAAACAGGAAAGATTTTGTATGTCCCTATGCATTCTTTATTGAGTATGCAGTAACGGTGGACAAAGAAGTTGTCTAGTGTGCTCTATACACAAATAAAGGCGGAAACCCTTAGCTATCGATCTTAAtaatagtgttttattttgataattttacagatgtaagatcttatgtcatactgtcattaatttcatttaactgTTGCATATctcttcttacccttgtaaagcgccttagagtaatttgttttatataagcgctatacaaattttattattattaaattccAGTACATACATTATATTTCACATTTCTTCGGGCCTTTCTGATAGTGACCATCAGAATttacattctctctctctctctctctctcattactATTATTCTTACCGTTGATCAAACAGTCAACTTAAAGAACTTTCCAATCCGACCGCAGTGAAACGTTcaccttcaaatatttttattccttatgTTAATGCCTTTGGTATTTTTACAAACTGTAATAAGAGCGATGGGGAGGGGCATTTttcaggaggggggggggggggttataacTAGGGTCGGTTTTGTTATCATTAAGGTTGCTTTTCTTGAAGTTTATGTTTTTCTCTTCATTTCTTATTCCGCAATAAAGACTACGGATCAGGTTTTCTTTTTAACTGACTTTTCAATGTATCCAGATTTTCACTACAAATTGAAGGCGAACACGAGATTTATTTCTGTCGGTGTTTTGACAGTGTATGGTATCAGTTCGGTCATCCAATGTAAGTATTTTGTTTGAATGATACAGGTTACTAGTATGTCAATTAATCGCTATTCTATACTTTGCCCATCTATGCAGCTTTTACATATTGATGGCACGTTTTACAGAGGCATGCCGGTACCTACTAGATTATTAGGTAAAAGTAGTTTAATGAGTAATTTGGTATTATTTCCTGACt contains:
- the LOC125646266 gene encoding chromatin accessibility complex protein 1-like → MAEKQTDKDGQCVLPLSRIRTIMKSSPDVGSISHEALFLTGKATEMFVKNLTNVSRKKSQDKMNVSYKDLAEVINDDDILQFLQDIIPLKIKAKEYLDQLEDEDEDSP